The following proteins are encoded in a genomic region of Oncorhynchus gorbuscha isolate QuinsamMale2020 ecotype Even-year linkage group LG11, OgorEven_v1.0, whole genome shotgun sequence:
- the gjz1 gene encoding gap junction beta-3 protein encodes MAAIVTGLIPILRTAVDTTTTYKCRSLWFGFLCMRLVVLFMAEMPWFKLDSDFSCNTTQDMCTRSCFNQQFDRPIMVAWNFFFILLIMSVLLMELFASHLRSAAQKRSSRQRKSTGELEAQGKSVSVPESEPPGKMVIDLHKDRGTVGFYLLSTVLRIMVEVWFVYVLLSWNLPKVDEGPFKCKSGICPEIHICLVRAAPEKRMSIYALVSVSGLVIVTSVLFCLYSIFHYLCKC; translated from the coding sequence ATGGCAGCCATCGTAACAGGGCTCATCCCAATCCTCCGCACGGCAGtggacaccaccaccacctacaagtGCCGCTCGCTGTGGTTTGGCTTCCTCTGCATGCGCCTGGTGGTTCTGTTCATGGCCGAGATGCCCTGGTTCAAGCTGGACTCGGACTTCAGCTGTAACACCACCCAGGACATGTGCACCCGAAGCTGCTTCAATCAACAGTTTGACAGGCCTATCATGGTGGCCTGGAacttcttcttcatcctcctcattATGTCTGTCCTCCTCATGGAGCTCTTTGCCTCCCACCTCCGCTCCGCTGCCCAGAAGAGGAGCTCCCGGCAGAGGAAATCTACCGGGGAGTTGGAGGCCCAGGGGAAGAGTGTCAGTGTGCCTGAATCCGAACCCCCAGGGAAGATGGTGATTGACCTCCACAAAGACAGGGGCACTGTGGGCTTCTACCTGCTCAGCACCGTGCTGCGTATTATGGTGGAGGTCTGGTTTGTCTATGTGCTTCTGTCCTGGAACCTACCTAAAGTAGATGAAGGACCATTCAAGTGTAAATCAGGTATCTGCCCAGAGATACATATTTGCTTGGTGAGGGCGGCACCGGAGAAACGTATGTCTATCTATGCTTTAGTCTCTGTTTCAGGCCTGGTCATTGTAACTTCTGTCTTGTTCTGTTTGTACTCTATTTTCCACTACCTCTGTAAATGTTGA